A single Osmerus mordax isolate fOsmMor3 chromosome 7, fOsmMor3.pri, whole genome shotgun sequence DNA region contains:
- the usp16 gene encoding ubiquitin carboxyl-terminal hydrolase 16 isoform X4: MGKKRQKDKSPGEDNDVDLTGPVCCHIRKGIDRNILKRLPRDLYLNTCQDCKDEDYTTEIQLGDREDRETPTIWMCLKCGNRGCGRNSENQHAIKHYEKPRSDPHCLVINLEIWCVWCYICDDEIQYSRTGNLAQLVTCVKKRVSSEPCKTLPHRKVELGDRMMKETQEIKQPDTGMEKNQEDKENIFKQKKESGMKGQSQGVAKDSSVVSVKGLSNLGNTCFFNAVVQNLSQTRLLRQMLNKVAKEKIGLTIPCAVSSDLDPILVQLEQPGSLTLAMCEFLNEIQFSRKEVVTPRKLFTQVCKKAGRFKGCQQQDSHELLRYMLDGMKAEEIKRVSSGIFAALKKAGDVESSKTLITDYERNGFSKNSIDQVFGGEMTSTIMCQQCKTVSFVTEMFLDLSLPVSDEAYKIHRKNPPKSSEGSQEGRDSSMRLANGIDMSTDAGSKYQKRKAKKQAKKQAKNPRRQQDFEGKLKLNSLTDQDTAVSTQSNNADNESVEMVENGTLTDEPKSKDQPANTDLQGQDLEYKLEEEEDSVVDNETSSTSVVSNHYTALSEDQNTEESLLDDQLAQVKKGGEDVVPSKSFKGEDQLAKYLENMSLNNSEDGEVDMESAKAKQYTVVNHDPDLAFQTLALRMAPKKQDCSVQSCLFQFTEVEHLTENNSLLCISCTRTTRQLSSKISEGSKNKVYTDALKQILISSPPPVLTLHLKRFQQDDYIFNPPNQ; the protein is encoded by the exons ATGGGTAAGAAACGTCAAAAGGACAAAAGCCCTGGGGAAGACAATGATGTTGACCTGACAG GTCCAGTTTGCTGCCACATTAGGAAGGGCATAGACCGAAATATCCTCAAGAGACTTCCAAGAGATTTGTACTTGAACACCTGCCAGGACTGTAAAGATGAAGATTACACAACAGAAATTCAgttgggggacagagaggatagGGAAACTCCCACAATATGGATGTGCCTTAAATGTGGAAACAGA GGGTGTGGACGAAACTCAGAGAACCAGCATGCTATAAAACACTATGAGAAGCCTCGCTCAGATCCACATTGTCTCGTTATTAATTTGGAGATCTGGTGTGTTTG GTGTTATATCTGTGATGATGAAATCCAGTATTCTAGGACAGGGAATTTGGCTCAACTGGTGACCTGTGTTAAAAAGCGAGTTTCATCAGAACCGTGCAAGACACTGCCACACAGAA AAGTAGAGTTGGGTGACAGGATGATGAAAGAAACACAAGAGATAAAGCAACCAGACACGGGCATGGAGAAAAACCAAGAGGATAAGGAGAACATATTCAAGCAGAAGAAAGAGAGTGGTATGaaagggcagagccagggagtTGCCAAAGACAGTAGTGTTGTATCAGTCAAGGGACTCAGTAACCTAGGAAACACATGTTTCTTTAATGCAGTTGTTCAG AACCTTTCTCAGACACGGCTTTTGAGGCAAATGCTCAACAAGGTGGCAAAAGAGAAGATTGGTCTCACAATACCATGTGCTGTTTCATCTGATCTC GACCCTATCCTGGTGCAATTAGAGCAACCAGGATCCCTTACACTGGCTATGTGTGAATTTCTCAATGAGATCCAGTTTTCCAGGAAAGAGGTTGTCACCCCGAGGAAACTGTTCACACAAGTTTGCAAAAA GGCAGGAAGATTTAAAGGATGTCAGCAGCAAGATAGCCATGAACTTCTGCGTTATATGCTGGATGGAATGAAAGCCGAGGAGATTAAA AGAGTAAGTTCAGGAATATTTGCAGCTTTAAAAAAAGCGGGGGATGTAGAATCATCAAAAACCctgattacag ACTATGAAAGGAACGGATTTTCCAAGAACTCCATTGACCAGGTGTTTGGAGGGGAGATGACGAGCACAATAATGTGTCAACAGTGTAAAACG GTGTCATTTGTCACAGAGATGTTCCTGGATCTTTCTCTTCCAGTCTCAGATGAG GCTTACAAGATTCACAGGAAAAATCCCCCGAAGAGCAGTGAGGGAAGCCAGGAGGGCAGAGACAGTTCTATGCGGCTGGCCAATGGGATTGACATGTCCACTGACGCTGGCAGCAAGTACCAGAAGAGGAAAGCCAAGAAGCAGGCTAAAAAACAAGCAAAG AATCCGAGGAGGCAGCAGGATTTCGAAGGGAAGCTCAAGCTAAACAGTCTAACGGATCAGGATACAGCAGTGAGTACACAGTCAAACAATGCTGACAATGAGAGTGTGGAAATGGTAGAGAATGGGACCTTAACAGATGAGCCAAAAAGTAAAGACCAACCAGCAAACACAGATCTTCAGGGACAAGATCTAGAGTACAAgctagaagaggaggaagactcAGTGGTTGACAATGAAACTTCCTCCACATCTGTGGTCAGCAACCATTACACTGCCTTGTCAGAGGaccaaaacacagaggaaagttTGTTAGATGACCAACTGGCCCAAGTTAAAAAAGGTGGAGAAGATGTTGTTCCATCTAAAAGTTTTAAAGGGGAGGACCAGCTGGCCAAATACCTGGAGAACATGTCTCTCAACAATTCTGAAGATGGTGAGGTGGACATGGAGAGTGCTAAGGCTAAACAGTACACAGTGGTAAACCATGACCCAGATCTGGCCTTCCAAACTCTAGCCTTAAGGATGGCACCAAAAAAGCAAGATTGTTCTGTCCAGTCCTGCCTCTTTCAGTTCACAGAAGTGGAACACTTGACTGAAAACAACAGTTTGCTCTGCATTTCATGCACCAGGACAACCAGACAACTAAGCAGCAAAATCTCAGAAG GATCCAAGAATAAAGTTTACACAGATGCCTTGAAGCAAATACTGATATCCTCTCCACCACCAGTACTTACTCTGCACTTAAAGAGGTTTCAACAG GATGACTACATTTTCAACCCCCCAAACCAGTAA
- the usp16 gene encoding ubiquitin carboxyl-terminal hydrolase 16 isoform X3 gives MGKKRQKDKSPGEDNDVDLTGPVCCHIRKGIDRNILKRLPRDLYLNTCQDCKDEDYTTEIQLGDREDRETPTIWMCLKCGNRGCGRNSENQHAIKHYEKPRSDPHCLVINLEIWCVWCYICDDEIQYSRTGNLAQLVTCVKKRVSSEPCKTLPHRKVELGDRMMKETQEIKQPDTGMEKNQEDKENIFKQKKESGMKGQSQGVAKDSSVVSVKGLSNLGNTCFFNAVVQNLSQTRLLRQMLNKVAKEKIGLTIPCAVSSDLDPILVQLEQPGSLTLAMCEFLNEIQFSRKEVVTPRKLFTQVCKKAGRFKGCQQQDSHELLRYMLDGMKAEEIKRVSSGIFAALKKAGDVESSKTLITDYERNGFSKNSIDQVFGGEMTSTIMCQQCKTVSFVTEMFLDLSLPVSDEAYKIHRKNPPKSSEGSQEGRDSSMRLANGIDMSTDAGSKYQKRKAKKQAKKQAKNPRRQQDFEGKLKLNSLTDQDTAVSTQSNNADNESVEMVENGTLTDEPKSKDQPANTDLQGQDLEYKLEEEEDSVVDNETSSTSVVSNHYTALSEDQNTEESLLDDQLAQVKKGGEDVVPSKSFKGEDQLAKYLENMSLNNSEDGEVDMESAKAKQYTVVNHDPDLAFQTLALRMAPKKQDCSVQSCLFQFTEVEHLTENNSLLCISCTRTTRQLSSKISEGSKNKVYTDALKQILISSPPPVLTLHLKRFQQVGYSVCKVNRHVDFPQILDLAPFCSVNCKGKLGRVEDHGSMSVTAV, from the exons ATGGGTAAGAAACGTCAAAAGGACAAAAGCCCTGGGGAAGACAATGATGTTGACCTGACAG GTCCAGTTTGCTGCCACATTAGGAAGGGCATAGACCGAAATATCCTCAAGAGACTTCCAAGAGATTTGTACTTGAACACCTGCCAGGACTGTAAAGATGAAGATTACACAACAGAAATTCAgttgggggacagagaggatagGGAAACTCCCACAATATGGATGTGCCTTAAATGTGGAAACAGA GGGTGTGGACGAAACTCAGAGAACCAGCATGCTATAAAACACTATGAGAAGCCTCGCTCAGATCCACATTGTCTCGTTATTAATTTGGAGATCTGGTGTGTTTG GTGTTATATCTGTGATGATGAAATCCAGTATTCTAGGACAGGGAATTTGGCTCAACTGGTGACCTGTGTTAAAAAGCGAGTTTCATCAGAACCGTGCAAGACACTGCCACACAGAA AAGTAGAGTTGGGTGACAGGATGATGAAAGAAACACAAGAGATAAAGCAACCAGACACGGGCATGGAGAAAAACCAAGAGGATAAGGAGAACATATTCAAGCAGAAGAAAGAGAGTGGTATGaaagggcagagccagggagtTGCCAAAGACAGTAGTGTTGTATCAGTCAAGGGACTCAGTAACCTAGGAAACACATGTTTCTTTAATGCAGTTGTTCAG AACCTTTCTCAGACACGGCTTTTGAGGCAAATGCTCAACAAGGTGGCAAAAGAGAAGATTGGTCTCACAATACCATGTGCTGTTTCATCTGATCTC GACCCTATCCTGGTGCAATTAGAGCAACCAGGATCCCTTACACTGGCTATGTGTGAATTTCTCAATGAGATCCAGTTTTCCAGGAAAGAGGTTGTCACCCCGAGGAAACTGTTCACACAAGTTTGCAAAAA GGCAGGAAGATTTAAAGGATGTCAGCAGCAAGATAGCCATGAACTTCTGCGTTATATGCTGGATGGAATGAAAGCCGAGGAGATTAAA AGAGTAAGTTCAGGAATATTTGCAGCTTTAAAAAAAGCGGGGGATGTAGAATCATCAAAAACCctgattacag ACTATGAAAGGAACGGATTTTCCAAGAACTCCATTGACCAGGTGTTTGGAGGGGAGATGACGAGCACAATAATGTGTCAACAGTGTAAAACG GTGTCATTTGTCACAGAGATGTTCCTGGATCTTTCTCTTCCAGTCTCAGATGAG GCTTACAAGATTCACAGGAAAAATCCCCCGAAGAGCAGTGAGGGAAGCCAGGAGGGCAGAGACAGTTCTATGCGGCTGGCCAATGGGATTGACATGTCCACTGACGCTGGCAGCAAGTACCAGAAGAGGAAAGCCAAGAAGCAGGCTAAAAAACAAGCAAAG AATCCGAGGAGGCAGCAGGATTTCGAAGGGAAGCTCAAGCTAAACAGTCTAACGGATCAGGATACAGCAGTGAGTACACAGTCAAACAATGCTGACAATGAGAGTGTGGAAATGGTAGAGAATGGGACCTTAACAGATGAGCCAAAAAGTAAAGACCAACCAGCAAACACAGATCTTCAGGGACAAGATCTAGAGTACAAgctagaagaggaggaagactcAGTGGTTGACAATGAAACTTCCTCCACATCTGTGGTCAGCAACCATTACACTGCCTTGTCAGAGGaccaaaacacagaggaaagttTGTTAGATGACCAACTGGCCCAAGTTAAAAAAGGTGGAGAAGATGTTGTTCCATCTAAAAGTTTTAAAGGGGAGGACCAGCTGGCCAAATACCTGGAGAACATGTCTCTCAACAATTCTGAAGATGGTGAGGTGGACATGGAGAGTGCTAAGGCTAAACAGTACACAGTGGTAAACCATGACCCAGATCTGGCCTTCCAAACTCTAGCCTTAAGGATGGCACCAAAAAAGCAAGATTGTTCTGTCCAGTCCTGCCTCTTTCAGTTCACAGAAGTGGAACACTTGACTGAAAACAACAGTTTGCTCTGCATTTCATGCACCAGGACAACCAGACAACTAAGCAGCAAAATCTCAGAAG GATCCAAGAATAAAGTTTACACAGATGCCTTGAAGCAAATACTGATATCCTCTCCACCACCAGTACTTACTCTGCACTTAAAGAGGTTTCAACAG